From the Kribbella sp. CA-293567 genome, the window TCGACGGCCATCCGGATCACCCCTTCCTGGCTTCGGCCTGGCGGACGTTGTCCTGGTGCTGCTTCATCAGTACGTCGAGACGCGGCGTCAGCCCGTCGAGCGTCTCCGGTACCGCGACCTGCCCGAGGAACGTCCGCGGCAGGTCCTGACCGAGCAACTGCCTGACCTGGTTCCAGTTCGTCGTCACGTCGTACGGGTGCCCGCCCGCGACCTTCCCGGCGAGGATGTCCTGCACCACGCCGAGGTTGTCCGGCGGCGGCTTGAACGCGCTCCCCGCCGAACGACGAGCCGGGTTGTTGCGGCCCGCCTTCGCGTAGATGTCGAGCGCACCGGCACTGGTCAGCGTCTTGAGCAGCCGCCAGGCCAGGTCCAGCTTCTCGCCCTTGACCCCGGCCGGGATCGCGAACGACGAGCCGGACACCCGCGGCGTACTGCCGGCCGCACCGGCCGGGAACGGGATCACGTCCCAGTCGAACTTCGCCTTCCGGACGTTCACCACCTGCCACGGCCCGTTCTGCATGAACGCCACGTTGCCCTCCATGAAGTTGGACAACGAACTCTCGGTCACCAGGTTGCGGATCGGCGGCGTCACCTTGTCCCTGACGAACAGGTCGATCACGAACTGGATCGCGCTCTCCGCCTCCGGCGCGTTCAGGATGCTCCGGCTGCCGTCCTGGCTCATCACGTTGCCGCCGGCGCAGTAGATCCACGAGACAAGATCGTCGATCGCCGGCGCACAGGTGAACCCGTACTGGTCCGGCGGCCTGGTCAGCTCCTTCGCGAGATCGCGGAAGGTCTCCCAGGACATCGGCTCGGTCGGCGACGGCGCCGCGATCCCGGCCTTCGCCAGCAGGGTCTTGTTGTAGTAGAGGACGGTCGGCGCGACGTCGAAACCGATCGCGTAGGTGCGGCCGTTGAAGGTGGAGATCTTCTGGATCGCCGGATAGAAGTCGGCCGGGTCGAAGTCGGGGTCGGCGGCGATCAGGTCGTCCAGCGGCCGGTGCGCGCCGCGGGCGGCGTACGTCGGGATCAGGGTGCCGTTCAGCGCGGTCACCAGGCCGGCCGTTCCGCTCACCAGCTGGAGGTCGAGCTTGGTCGGGTAGCCGCCGGAGGGGGTGAGGGTCGGGATCGACTCGACCTGCAGTTGGCGTTCGACGTAGTTGCTGAAGTCGCTCCAGACCTTGCGTTCGGCGGGACTGCTCGACCACATCGCCCAGGTGGCGGCACCTGAGGGAGTCGACGAGCAGGCGGACAGGAGTCCGGTGGAGGCCGCGGCGGCACCGGCCAGGCCGGTGTACTTGAGGAAGCCGCGGCGGGACAGCTCAGGGGACATGGTCGACTCCTCAGGAGAAGAGCAAGGTGATCGACTCGGCGCGGATGCGCTCCTCGTCGACCTGGACGCCCAGACCGGGCGCGGTGGGGACCGTCGCGACGGCCTTGGTGATGGTCAGTCCCTCGACGTACAGGTCGGACAGCAGCTCGGGTCCGTTCAGCTCGGCCGGCAGCGCCAGCTCGAGCTGACTGAACAGGTGCAGCGAGGCCGCGAACCCGATCCCGCAGTCGGTCAGCCCGCTGGCCAGGAGCTCCACCCCGGACGCGAGGGCGACCTGAGCGGTCTTCAGCGCGTTGCGCAGACCACCGGACTTGCAGATCTTCACCACCACCAGATCGGCGGCGTCGAG encodes:
- a CDS encoding extracellular solute-binding protein, which gives rise to MSPELSRRGFLKYTGLAGAAAASTGLLSACSSTPSGAATWAMWSSSPAERKVWSDFSNYVERQLQVESIPTLTPSGGYPTKLDLQLVSGTAGLVTALNGTLIPTYAARGAHRPLDDLIAADPDFDPADFYPAIQKISTFNGRTYAIGFDVAPTVLYYNKTLLAKAGIAAPSPTEPMSWETFRDLAKELTRPPDQYGFTCAPAIDDLVSWIYCAGGNVMSQDGSRSILNAPEAESAIQFVIDLFVRDKVTPPIRNLVTESSLSNFMEGNVAFMQNGPWQVVNVRKAKFDWDVIPFPAGAAGSTPRVSGSSFAIPAGVKGEKLDLAWRLLKTLTSAGALDIYAKAGRNNPARRSAGSAFKPPPDNLGVVQDILAGKVAGGHPYDVTTNWNQVRQLLGQDLPRTFLGQVAVPETLDGLTPRLDVLMKQHQDNVRQAEARKG